One Candidatus Woesebacteria bacterium genomic window, TTGAGAGACCTTTCTTCCACTCCTTTTATTGACCAATGTAGCAGTAATTTTGAGAGGGACAGAGTAGGTCAGTCCTTTTTCCAAAGCTTTCTTTGAAGTAATAGTTGGCTCGCCCAAAACAGGATTTTCTAGATAAAGTTCCCAATTTTTACCTGTAAAATCTTCAATAGGAGAAATTTCTTTTAGCTCGGAGGCAATAGCTTCACTTAAAAACCACTGCCAAGACTCCTTTTGAATATAAGTGAGGTCATCTGCCTTTAGATTGCCTCTTTCTTTGCTAAAATAAACTCTGTTTTGATTTTGAATATTCATTGCCAAGGTTTATTTCCTTTGGCTACCAAAAATGCACACAAAAAAATCCCAAAATGGGAACAACCAAAGGAGCGTAAGAAACACTACGCCTAAGCGTGATTATATCTTCCTTTTTTTATCTGTCAAGAGGTATTTACTATTACTCAATTAAGTATTTTCTGATATTCTCCTTATGTTCTTCTGTTGTTTTAGCAAAATAGATCTTGCCGCTCTTGTCATGAAGATAAAACCAATAGTCGCTCTCTTTGGGATAAATCACCGCTTTAATCGAAGAAAGGCCGGGATTTGCAATCGGATGAGGTGGCAAACCTTTGAATTTGTAACTATTAAAAGGAGAATTAATAGACATATCTTCTTTTGACAAAATGGGCCACCATTTACACTCGGCGCCAAAAACCTTGCAATTTTTGGTAGCAACTGCATACTGAACTGAAGCATCAACCTGCAAAGGCCAGCCATCTTTAAGTCTTTTAATTAAAATGCCTGCCACAAGAGGCCGCTCTTCGTCAGTTTTTGTCTCTCTTTCTACAATTGAAGCCAAGGTAATAATTTCATTTAGACTCATATTTGACTTTTTTATATCTTCCTGAAAAGGAGCAATTTTCTTGTTGAAGTTATCATAAAGTACACTAACTACTTTTTCAGCAACAACCTCTCTTGGAAAAAGATAAGTATCGGGAAATAAAAAACCTTCCTTTCCATCTGACGCTTGCATAAATTGAAGGTAAAAATTTTCCTTATCTTTAATTTCAAGCTCATTTACAAGCTTTAAAACCATCTCTTCTCTTCTTAACCCTTCAGGAAAAGTGACCCAAACCAAATCCGGTCCTTTTATCAATTTTTCCACTATTGATTTCATACTCTCAGACGGCGAGAGCTTATATTCACCCGCTTTAATTTGATCTGACCTGCCTTGAAATTGTAAATAAACTTTAAACGCCAAAGGGCTTTTAATTAGTCCTTCATCTGATAACTTATTGCCAATTTGGCTAACTGTGAGTCCACGTTTAATTACAAAGCTTTTTGTCTCCTTTTGTGAAGGGTTAAAAGGTGAAATAGCATCTTGCCACCAATAAAATATCCCCAAAGAAAGCAATAACAAGCCTATGGCAAAAAAAGGGATAATCTTTTTCATCAATTTTAGAAGAACAAGTTAAACTTCACTAAGTAATGCGCGCCGATAGGTTTTTGTTTTAGGGTTATAGATATAAATTCGTCCACAAGAACAGGTCGCTTTTTCTGTTCCTTCAACATGCTTTTCTCTCTTGCCTTGCGAAAGAGGTTTGCCACAACCAACACACCTACCTTGTGATAAAAGCCAAGCCTGAATGGGCGCAATAACATTCTTGAACATTAGTTCAGTCTAACAAAAAGAAAAAAATAAATCAACCTTTTGATTCAAGGTAGCTTTCTAGAATAATGCTTGCAGCATAGGCATCTTCAAGTGATTTTCTCTTCTTTCTTTTTATTCCCGCTTCAATGGAAAGAATTTGAGCTTCCTTAGTGGTCAAGGTTTCATCCCAGAAAACAGTAGGAATATTAAGCTTTCTTTTT contains:
- a CDS encoding YceG family protein, whose translation is MKKIIPFFAIGLLLLSLGIFYWWQDAISPFNPSQKETKSFVIKRGLTVSQIGNKLSDEGLIKSPLAFKVYLQFQGRSDQIKAGEYKLSPSESMKSIVEKLIKGPDLVWVTFPEGLRREEMVLKLVNELEIKDKENFYLQFMQASDGKEGFLFPDTYLFPREVVAEKVVSVLYDNFNKKIAPFQEDIKKSNMSLNEIITLASIVERETKTDEERPLVAGILIKRLKDGWPLQVDASVQYAVATKNCKVFGAECKWWPILSKEDMSINSPFNSYKFKGLPPHPIANPGLSSIKAVIYPKESDYWFYLHDKSGKIYFAKTTEEHKENIRKYLIE